TCTCGGCAGGCCCCGGCGGCGCAGCGGGAGCGCCACGTTCTCGCGGACGGTGAGCCAGGGGTAGAGGGAGCGGGCGTAGTCCTGGAAGACGACGGCCAGGTTGTCCGGGACGCCGCGCACGGGTGTGCCGTCCAGCTCGATCGTGCCGTCGTACGCCGGCAGCAGGCCCGCGATGGTGCGCAGGAGCGTGGACTTGCCGCAGCCGGACGGGCCCACGACGCACAGGAGTTGGCCGTCCGGCACGGTGAGGGTGATGTCGTGCAGGATCTGGTGGTCGCCGTAGTGCTGGCCGACCGCGTCTAGGCGGAGCATGGCTGTCCCTGGGCGGAGGTGGTGGCGGGCGTACGGGTCATACGGTCGTTGTCCTCCCCCTGCCGACGAGCCGCTTCTCGACCGCCAGCAGACCGGTGTTGAGCAGGTGGCCGAGGGCGCCGAGCAGGGCCAGCGCCGCCCAGACGGTGAGCAGGTCGGAACGGGACTGGGCGTCGGTGAGCGTGAAGCCGATGCCGTTGGCGGTGCCCGGCAGCAGTTCCGAGAACACCATGAGGATGAGGGAGAGGGAGAGGCTCAGGCGCAGGCCGGCGAAGATGCGGGGCAGCGCGGAGGGCAGGATCAGGAAGCGGAGTCGTTCGGTCGGGGTGAGGCGCAGTACGGCGGCGACCTCGATGCGCAGCGGGTCGGTGTCGCGGGCCCCTTCGGCCGTGTTGATCAGCACCGGCCAGACGGCACTGAAGACGATCGACGCGATCTGCATCGGCGTACCGAAGTCGAGGAGCAGGACGAAGACGGGGACCAGGGCGGGCGGCGGGACGGCGCGCGCGAACTGCAGGACGGGGTTGCACAGGGCGTACACGCGCCGCGAGCGGCCGACCGCGATGCCGAGTGCGATCCCGGCGACGGCCGCGATCCCGAACCCGGCGGCCATCCGGCCGAGGCTGGGCAGGATGTCGGCCACGGCGTCCTCAGTGAGGAAGAAGTGCCGTACGGGGCCGGAGAACCAGAGGTCGCGCGCGTGCCGGGCGATCTCGGCGGGCGGCGGGAAGTAGACACTGCCGTGGGCCCGGGCGACCAGCTGCCAGACGGCCACGGCCAGGGCGAGGACGAGCCAGCGGAGCAGGGCGTGGCGTACGGGGGCGGGGGCCAGGGTGCGGCGGATGACGGGCGGGAGCAAGGAATGGCGTGAGGAATGGCGTGCGGCGGCCGGCCGTCGGTCGGGTGACGCGGCGGATTCGGATGCGGTGGTGCGAGGCCGGTTCACTCGGGGCTCCGCGCAGCGCGAGGCGGGAAGTGCCGGGGGTGCTCGGTGCGCCTCGGCCCGGGAGTCGGCGGGCGGGTCACGGGCGCGGCCCCGGGACAGCTGACGGGCATCGCGCCCGCCGGGGACGGCTCAGGCCCCGCGCCCGGCAGCGAGGGCCAAGCGCCCACGCCAAGCAATCCTCCCCGGACAACGCCCGCCGCGCCCCGGCCACCCGCCCCACCACCCTCACTCACGTCACCCCACGCCCCCTCCGGCACCGCTTCTCCTGCCACGCCCCCTCCGGCACCGCTCCTCCTGCCGCGCCCCCGCCCTCCACCGCACCCGCCCCTCCCCGCACCACCCGGCCACGACCCACCCACCCAGGGCCCGCCCATGGCCCCACAGCGCCGGCACCCCACGCGCACAGGCCCCCGGATCACCCACCGCCTCGCACCGCACCCCTCGCCTACCCGACACCCCGCCGCCCCGGCGTCCACGGAAACAACCTCCGCTCCCCCCACACCAGCACCCCGTTGATGACCAGCCCCAGCACCCCCGCCCACACCACCCCCGCCAGCACATCCCGCGTCCCGTCCGTGGCCAGGCCCGCCTGGGCGATGAAGATGCCGAGGCCCTCTCCGAAGCCGGAGAGGATCTCCGTGGCCACGGCCAGGATGAGGGCGACCGCCGCCGAGATGCGGATGCCGGTCGCGATGAAGGGTGCCGTGCCCGGCAGTTCGACGCGCAGGAGGACGGCGAGGCGGCCGAAGCCGAAGGCGCGGAGGGTGTCCTTGGCCAGGGGGTCGGTCTCGCCGAGGCCGTAGACGGTGTTGAAGAGGATCGGCCAGACCGACGCGTACGTCACCAGCGCGACCTTGGTCTCGGTGCCCGAGCCGAGGAGGAGGGAGACCAGGGGGATCAGGGCGACGGACGGCAGCGGTCGCAGGAACTCGACGATCGCGCGTACGGCGGCGTCGACGACCGGCACACTGCCGAGGACCAGGCCGACCGGAACGGCGATGGCACAGGCCAGAGCGAGTCCGAGCGCCCAGGCACGCAGTGTGGCGGCGATGCCGTCCAGGAAGACCGCGTCGCCCGCCAACTCCACGGCGCGGGCGACGACTTCGGAGGCGGGCGGGAGATAACTGCGCCGTACGAGACCGGCGCGGGAGACGGCCTCGCAGACGCCGAAGGCAAGCAGCACACCCGAAGCGCCCAGCAGAAGCTGCTCCTGACGGCTTGCATCGCGCCGAGGACCGCTGCCCTTCACGTCACCACGTCACTTGACCATCAGCGTCGCCGGATCGATCGGCTTCTTCAGCATCCCCTGCTTTTCCATGAGGTCGGTGAGCCGGGTGAGCTGCGTGGCGTCCATGGTGGGCGGAAAGACGGGCAGGTCGATCGACTCGGCCTGCTGCTCGGTCACCTTGGTGTACGTCGGCAAGGTGTCGCGTACGACGGACGGGTCCTCGGCGGCGATCCGCACGGCCGCCTTGATGGCCCGCTGGAACGCGGCCAGCGTCTTACCGTTCCCCTCGGCGTACTTGCTCGTGCTGATGTACCCACTGAGGGGAAGGGCCTCCACAGGCGCGGACGAGCCGTCGACGAGGACCCTGGCCTTCAACTCGTCCTGGATGGAGCTGTCGTAGGGCTCCACCACGTGCACGGCGTCAACCTGCCCCTTGTCCAGGGCGGCACCCATCTGCGGGAAGGGAATCGCCCGGTAGACCGGGTGCCCGATGCCCTGTTTGTCCAGGATCTCGTTGAAGGTGAGCGACTGGACGTTGTTCAGGGTGTTGACCGCGAGCTTCTTGCCCTCGAGGTCGGCGACGGTCTTGATGTCCGAGTCCTCGGGCACCAGGACCTCCATCATGCGCGGGGCCGCCCTGATCGCCTCCGCGACGATGCGGGCATCGAGGGTGCCCTGCTCATGAGCCTGCAGATAGGTGACGTAGTTCGCGCTCGCGACCATGTCGATCTGCCCCTTGGCCAGGGCCGGCAGCGCCTGGAGGCTCTGCTGGACCTGCTGGACGCGGACGTCGAGGCCCTCCTTCTCGAACAGCCCGCGATCGCGCGCGATGTAGAGGGCGACGCAGTCGATCAGTGGCAGGGCGGCCACCGTGACGGTCTTCCGCCCATCGGCCCCGGACGAGGAGTCCCCGTCGTCGCCACAGGCCGTGAGGGCCACCAGCATGAGGGTGGCCGCGGCGGCGGCCGCTGTCCTCGTTCCCGAGCGCAATTGGCGTAACGGCATGTCGACATGACTACCAAGCTTTTGTCATGATCACCACATACAGCACGTGAATGACGTCCCGTCAATCTGCCGGTCTCCGCCGATATGCGCCACCTTGGTCCCATGACCTCCTTCACACTCCCGCACGAGCTGCACGGCGACGGCGCCCACAAGGTGTTCGCCGTGCACGGCTGGTTCGCCGACCGGTCCGCCTACACACCCGTCCTGCCGGACCTCGACCGGACGGCCTTCACCTACGCCCTCGTCGATCTGCGCGGCTACGGCGGCGCCAAGGACGCCGTCGGTTCGTGTACGACCGCGGAGGCCGCCCTCGACCTGGTGGAACTCGCGGACCGGCTCGGCTGGGAGCGGTTCTCGGTGGTCGGGCACTCGATGGGCGGAGCGGTCGGACAGCGTCTCCTCACCGTCGCCCCGCACCGGCTGCGCAGGCTGGTCGGGGTCTCGCCGGTGCCGGCCTCGGGTTTGGCGCTGCCGCCGGAGCAGTGG
Above is a window of Streptomyces sp. DT2A-34 DNA encoding:
- a CDS encoding ABC transporter substrate-binding protein, which encodes MPLRQLRSGTRTAAAAAATLMLVALTACGDDGDSSSGADGRKTVTVAALPLIDCVALYIARDRGLFEKEGLDVRVQQVQQSLQALPALAKGQIDMVASANYVTYLQAHEQGTLDARIVAEAIRAAPRMMEVLVPEDSDIKTVADLEGKKLAVNTLNNVQSLTFNEILDKQGIGHPVYRAIPFPQMGAALDKGQVDAVHVVEPYDSSIQDELKARVLVDGSSAPVEALPLSGYISTSKYAEGNGKTLAAFQRAIKAAVRIAAEDPSVVRDTLPTYTKVTEQQAESIDLPVFPPTMDATQLTRLTDLMEKQGMLKKPIDPATLMVK
- a CDS encoding ABC transporter permease, which codes for MLPPVIRRTLAPAPVRHALLRWLVLALAVAVWQLVARAHGSVYFPPPAEIARHARDLWFSGPVRHFFLTEDAVADILPSLGRMAAGFGIAAVAGIALGIAVGRSRRVYALCNPVLQFARAVPPPALVPVFVLLLDFGTPMQIASIVFSAVWPVLINTAEGARDTDPLRIEVAAVLRLTPTERLRFLILPSALPRIFAGLRLSLSLSLILMVFSELLPGTANGIGFTLTDAQSRSDLLTVWAALALLGALGHLLNTGLLAVEKRLVGRGRTTTV
- a CDS encoding ABC transporter permease; its protein translation is MLLAFGVCEAVSRAGLVRRSYLPPASEVVARAVELAGDAVFLDGIAATLRAWALGLALACAIAVPVGLVLGSVPVVDAAVRAIVEFLRPLPSVALIPLVSLLLGSGTETKVALVTYASVWPILFNTVYGLGETDPLAKDTLRAFGFGRLAVLLRVELPGTAPFIATGIRISAAVALILAVATEILSGFGEGLGIFIAQAGLATDGTRDVLAGVVWAGVLGLVINGVLVWGERRLFPWTPGRRGVG